A segment of the Synechococcus sp. MEDNS5 genome:
TGGTCATGACCGCGCAAGTTCTGAAGGGATTCCTCCATGGTTTGCTCAGGGATGCTGAGCTTTTCGCGCACTTCAACCGGTGCCGTTCGATGACTGAGGCCGACAACGGCTATGTGCATGGAGAAATCCCTTGTTGCGTGAAAAAGAGGTCAGCTCAGCGCGATGCTCTGAGCCCCATCTTTGATGTGCACCGTGTTGGTGAAGCGGCAGGTGTTGTCGAGGTTGCTGATCACCAGGCTGCTTGTACGTGTGCAGTCCGACTCGAATTTAACGCCGTGGAACAGGAGGCCATCAGTGATACCACTACCGGCAAACACCACGTGCTCTCCAGAGGCCAGCTCTTCAGCTTCATAAATCTTGTCGGGATCTGCAATACCCATTTCAGCCAAACGGGCGAGATTGCCCTCTTTGGTGAGATCTGCCCACTCCTTGGTCTGCGCTACTGCGGGGTCGTACACGAGCTGACCCTGGAAGTGACCGCCAAGAGCGCGCATAGCCGCAGCGGAGATCACGCCCTCGGGGGCAGCACCGATGCCCATCAAGCAGTGGGTTCCCGTACCAGCGAATCCACAGGCGATCGCAGCCTGCACATCACCATCAGAAATCGGCTGAACCCGAGCGCCGGTGGCGCGGATTTCAGCGATCAGATCCTTGTGACGTGCACGATCCATCACCACGATGGTGAGTTCACTTGCCGCCATCCCCAGACATTCGCTGAGAATTTTGATGTTTTCAGTGGCTGACTTGCGGATATCCACCTTGCCTTTGGCTGCCGGAGGAGCCGCCAGCTTCTTCATGTAGAAGTCCGGAGCATTGAAAAGACCACCGCGATCTGAGGCAGCCAGAACGGCCATGGAGCCCCTCTGGTTGTTGGCACACAGATTTGTTCCTTCGCAGGGGTCGACGGCGAAGTCGACTCCCGGGCCGGACCCACTGCCGACTTCTTCACCGATGTAGAGCATGGGAGCTTCATCACGCTCCCCTTCACCGATGACGATGCGGCCTTGCATTTGGATCTGACCCATGCGCTGACGCATGGCTTCGACAGCTGCGGCATCGGCTTCATCCTTTTTGCCGAGACCAGTGAGGCGGGCGGAGGCGATAGCCGCCTGCTCAACGACCTCGAGAATTTCCTGGATGAGAGTGCGATCCACGGGAGTGCGGCGGGGGGGACGAACGCGGAGAGTGTCAGCTCACTGGGCTTGGTGCCACTGGGCTTTTCACTCAAAAGCGCGGCTCACTGTATCAGCGACTTCCGCACTCTTTACAATCGACTGGTCTCAGCAGTCTTCCCGTCATGAGCACCAAGTCCCTGGTGGTCTCCCCATCCATCCTTTCAGCGGATTTCTCACGACTCGGCGAGGAGGTCAAAGCTGTTGACCAAGCCGGCGCTGATTGGATCCACGTCGATGTGATGGACGGACGCTTCGTTCCCAACATCACCATCGGTCCCCTGATCGTTGAAGCTTTGCGACCGGTCACGACCAAGCCCTTGGACGTGCATCTGATGATCGTTGAACCGGAAAAGTACGTTCCTGATTTCGCCAAGGCCGGCGCGGACATCATTTCGGTTCAGGTTGAGGCATGCCCACACCTGCATCGCAACCTGGCTCAGATCAAGGATCTTGGCAAGATGGCGGGTGCCGTTCTGAACCCCAGCACCCCACTGAGCACCCTGGAGTATTGCCTCGAACTTTGTGATCTGGTGCTGATCATGAGCGTGAACCCAGGTTTTGGTGGACAGAGCTTTATCGAAAATCAGGTTCAGAAGATTCGTGATCTCCGTCGCATGTGTGATGAGAAAGGTCTGGATCCCTGGATTGAAGTGGATGGTGGCGTGAAAGGTGGAAATGCCTGGAAAGTGATTGAAGCTGGTGCGAATGCCATTGTGAGCGGCTCCGGAGTGTTCAATCAGGCCGATTACGCGACCGCCATCCAAGGCATCCGTGACAGCAAGCGCCAAGAAGCTGTGTTGGTTTGAACTCCGGGGCTCTGATTTTGCTGGATCGTCAACTTCCAAAGTTGGCGCATCCAGCAAACCACCGCCTTCAAATTTCAAAGAAAATCACAGTAATCATCATCACTCTCTGCCTCCCTTGCCTGGATCGCTAATGCCGAAAGGGGCAAAAGGATGGCGAGTCCGACAAATAATTCCATGAAATGGATGCATCAAATCCAATGATGATTAACCATGCTGAAGTGTTCTGCACCAATTAATACCTTTTTCGAATTGTATTCAAACGATCATTTTTCCTACAGCTTTTTATTTGTTGACATTCTCCATTCGGTTGCGGGTGTTACATCATGTCGGTAGATCGGCTAATTAGTTTTGAATTTCACGATTTAGCTCAATGTCTTGGGAACGAAATTTGATGATGGCCAGGACTCGTCTGGGCTCTTCAACCGTACGGATGAATGAAGGCGATTACAGGATTTGTGACAGCGATCATCACTGCAGGATCGTTTCCGAGCTTTCAGTAGCTGATAAGGCGTTCAGGTTGCAAGAACAAGGTTATCGAGATTCGTTTCCCAGAATTTTTGAATCAATTGATCGATCATCCACTTGCTGAATCACGAGGTTGACCGGATTAGGCATCAAAGAACCAGCCATAGCTGTGCAATCCGATACCAAGCAGGTTGACTCCGATGTAACAGACAACAATCACAACCAAACCCAACGATGCAACCAAAGCTGGCCGCCGTCCCTGCCAGCCGCGGCTTAGACGAGTGTGCAGATAAGCGGCATAAACCAGCCAACAGATCAAAGCCCAGGTTTCTTTGGGATCCCAGCTCCACCAGCTGCCCCAGGCCTCATTGGCCCAGACAGCACCACTGATGATTCCCACTGTCAAAAGCAGAAAGCCCACGGTGATGGTTCGATAACTCAGGCTGTCGAGCTGTTCACTTCGAGTGAAATCAAGCGATGACAGCTGCAGTTCCGGCGACGTGCGCAATGCAACGGAAGCGTCATTCCCAGAGATTGCAACGGCTCTTCGATAGGCACCAGTACCGATCGAGCTGCTGCGCAGCTCCAATTGTTGACCGCGATCCGTAACAAGCACAGCAACAGACAGCAGTGATCCCACCAGAAGGGCGGCATAACTCACCATGATCACGCTCACATGCATCACCAACCAGCTGCTGCGAAGAGCAGGAACCAAAGGGGAGGCTTGTTGCAACTGATCAGGCAGGGCGAAGCTGGCGAAGGCGATACACCCCAGACCCATGGGTGTTGCGGATGCAGCCACAAGCGGTGAAGCCCACTGACGTTCCACCAACAACTGGGTGAGTGTGCAAGCCCAGGCAAGGAAGCACAGCGATTCGTAAAGATTGCTGATCGGGAAATGGCCGGATTGCCACCAACGCAACACAAGCTGCGCAGTCAAGAGCAGATTGGCCAAGCCCAAGAGAGAGCGCACGCCACTGGAGCTGCGACCGTTGGACAGGGCCCAGAAGCACCACGGAAGGGCCGTGAGCAGCAAAGCAAACGCTGCCAACCCCAATAACAGCACCGGTTCTGAAGCAATGGATTGCAGATCGAAACTCCCCAAAGCAGCCAACAGACGATCAAGAGTGACTTGATTCTGCCGGGAAGGATCAGCGGCTGGCTTGCCGCAGCAGAAAACCACCTCCAGCCAGAGAAATCAAAACAGGAGACCATGCAGCCAGCAGTGGCGGAAGGGTGCCTTTCACTCCAAGGGAACTGAAGCTGAAACTCAGCACGTAGTACACAAGAATCAACACCACGCTGATCCCGAAGCCCTGACTGCGGCTTGTACGGCTGTTGGGCTTCGCTCCCAAGCTGGAGCCAATCAGGCCGAAAACCAGGCAGGCCATTGGCAAAGTGAATTTCTCCTGAATTCTCACTTGAAGCCGCCGTGCTTCCTTGATATCACCAGCCTGTTCAAGCAGCTCCTTTGCACGAAGCGCTTCAGCAACCGTCATGTTGTTAGCATCCTTCGGCAACTGGGCGATGCGGATTGGTGCTGCGCTGAGCGGATAAAGATACTGATCAAAATCAGCAGATGTCGTACTTCCAGATGGAGTGAGTGTGAGAATCTGACCATCGAAGAACTGCCATTTAGCTTGGCGTTCGTTCCAGACAGCACGATCGGCCACAAGCATTTGGGTAAAGCCAGCACGGGTGAAATCAAGGACGGTGACTCCACTCATCACACCATCGAGAAACTGACGGGCATAAAACAGTTGAGCCAATCCTTTGCTACTGCTGCCATCGGGGTCTTCAATTCGTCCGAAACGGGAATACACGATGTTGCTTCCCTTTTCTGTGGCAATGGCCTTCCCAAGGGCACGACGCAGAGTTATTTCAGCGGAACGGTTTGCTCTCGGCACCAGTACATCGTTGAAGACGAAGGTGAGGCCTGACATCACCAGTGCCAGAATCAAAGCAGGCACAATCATGCGTGTAGCTGTTACACCCACGCTGCGCAGGGCGGTGAGCTCACTGTTGGCTGACAAACGGCTATAGGCCAGAAGCGACGCCATGAGCGTGGCCATCGGGAATGAGATCACCAAAAAACTGGGCAGCCGTTGCAAAAGCACTTGAACCGCAATCGCCACGGGGAGACCCGACTCAACGATCTGTCGCACCAGTTCGAACATCACCCCCACGGAAAGGGAAACCACGGTGAATGCTGCAATCGCAAACAGCAGTGGACCCAGTAGCTCGCCGATCAACCAACGATCCAATAAGGGAATCCGCTGGACGAGACGTCGGATGGAGGCCTTGACGGATTCGATCACAGTTGGAATCCCTCACCGAGATAGTGACGACGGACGAGCGGGTCGTGAGCGACCTGCTCAGACAAGCCGGAGGCCAAGATGCTTCCGTCGGTGAGGATGTAGGCACGATCAGTGATCGCCAGGGTTTCACGCACGTTGTGGTCGGTAATCAAAATTCCCATGCCCCGCTGCCGCAGGGAGTGGATGAGTTGTTGAAGATCGGCAACGGCAAGCGGATCCACGCCGGCAAAGGGCTCGTCTAAAAGCAGGTAGCGGGGGCCTTCCAAGCCCACGGCAAGGGCACGGGCTACCTCACAACGTCGCCGTTCACCACCAGATAACTGATAACCGCGACGGTTGAGGAACGCTTCGAGATGAAAATCCCGGATCAACTGTTGAAGACGTTCCCGGGACTGAACACCGGTCAGCCCACTTTGATCGAGCACCAACTGCAGGTTCTCCCGCACCGTGAGCTGACGAAAGACACTGGGCTCCTGAGGTAGATAGCCGATCCCGAGACGGGCACGCTGAGGCATGGACAAGTTGGCGACGGGATGGCCATCCAGCAGAACCTCTCCGCAGTCCGGCCGCAGCAAACCGATCACCAGGTTGAAGCTGGTTGTTTTGCCAGCACCATTCGGACCCAACAGCCCGATCACTTCTCCAGGATCCAAACTGAGGGTGAGATTTCTGACTAAGGGTCTCCCTCCCAGCGTGAGAGACACGCCATTGAGGCTCAAACTCATGGCGTTAGGGGTGTCTGTGCAGGCTGGTCTGGGCGCAGAATCATGGTGGATCTCACTTGCCCGCCCTGGTTAGGAACAGCCAAAGCCCGTTCATCATCAAGGTTGTAGGTGACTCTCTCTGCTTGCAGAGTGCTGCCATCGTCCTGGATCACATCCACATCACCACTGAGAACCAGTCGCCCTTCCCGACTGAAGTATTGGGCTTGCCGTGATGTGGCAACCATGCCCCTGGCGGGGTACACGATCCGAACATTGCCGGAAGCGGTGACCACACCTGTGACATTGTCGGCACTCTGGCTGTCCGACTCGATGGTGATCAGGCCATCATCAACCGGCTTGGCATCATCGGCTGGCGCCGGCAGGGGCTGAGAACGCACCAGCCCAACGGACGCCATTGCCAGCGCATACACGAGCAGACGTGTCAGGGCTTGGATGGCAGTGATCGAACGCGGCTTGAACAACTGTGCCTGACGAATGACCATGGAACATTCATGATCTCACGGGATCATTCGAGCGAGAGAGGGTTGGGGGCGGAAAGTCGTCCGGGTTACCTTTATTTTGCAGTGCTTGCAGGCGAGCACTGGCCACACTGTGAAGCGCCATGAGATCAAGGCCCAAAGCCGTCGGCAGAGATGCTTTGAGGCGACCGATGCCCTCACCGAGAAGGATGGTTGCACCGCGGATATTACCTCTTTCGAGGTGCACATGGGCTACTGCAATTTGAAGGATGCCCTGAAGCAGTCGCCGGTCTGGGTTGACCTGTTCATGCCAGAGCTCCTCAAAGGCATCATGGGCTTCGTACCAGGCTCCTGAGTTGAACAACTCAAGAGCGATGGTGAAACGAGGATCGTCGACAAGATTCAACGCTTGGCCATCTTCTTGGCAGGGAGTTTGCGAAGACGGATGGACTCCGGCGTGACCTCAAGCATCTCGTCGGGGCCGATGTACTCCAGGGCTCGTTCCAGCGTCATCTGTACAGGAGACTGGAGCGTGTCGAGCTCTTCAGCGCCTGCTGAACGCATGTTAGTGAGCTGCTTGGCTTTGCAGACATTGATCTCTAGGTCCTGGGGACGATTGTTCTCGCCGATGATCATTCCTTTGTAAACCTTCGTTCCCGGTGAGATAAAGAACTGCCCACGATCTTCAGCATTTTTGAGAGCGTAGAAGGTTGCCGTTCCTTCCTCGAATGCAATCAGCACACCATTTCTACGGGTATCAAATTCACCCATCATCGGTCTGTACTCGAAGAAGGAGTGGCTCATGATTCCCTCTCCCCTGGTGGCACGGATGAACTCTCCCCTGAAACCAATCAGACCACGGGATGGAACAACAAATTCCAGTTGGGTGCGCCCATCCTGGCCAGTCTCCATGTTTTGCATTTCGCCCTTTCGAGTTCCAAGTTTCTCGATGCAGGAGCCAACAGCCTCTTCCGGCACATCCATGACCAGTGTCTCCACAGGTTCACAGGGAGTGCCATCGATCGTGCGGTAGATCACCTGAGGCTGGGACACCTGGAATTCGTAGCCCTCGCGACGCATGGTTTCGATCAGGATTCCAAGGTGAAGTTCACCGCGGCCACTGACGGCAAAGCGATCTGGAGAATCGGTGTCCTCCACCCGCAGTGCCACGTTTGTGAGGAGTTCTCGTTGCAGACGGTCTCGGACCTGACGACTCGTGACGAACTTGCCCTCTTTGCCAGCGAAGGGTGAGTCGTTGACCACGAAGGTCATCTGGAGAGTGGGCTCATCCACTTTGATCAAGGGAAGTGCCGTTGGCTCATCAGGGCAGGCGATGGTCTCCCCAATGTTCACGTCATCAAAACCTGCAACGGCGACGAGATCTCCTGCTGAAGCAGTCTCGATTTCAACCCGTTGCAAGCCTTCGAAACCGAGAAGCTTGCTGATGCGTCCCTTCTTGACGATTCCGTCATCTTTGATCAGCGCAGCATTTTGCCCCTGCTTGATCATGCCGTTGTGAACACGACCAATGATGATTCGACCAAGAAAATCGGAATAATCAAGGGTTGTGATCTGAAGCTGAAGAGGCTTCTCGGGGTCACCAACCGGGGGCGGAACATGGCGCAGGATGGCATCAAACAGCGGACGCATGTTTTCGCTGTCTGTCTTCATGTCTGGCTTGGCGAAGCCTCCTAAGCCACTCCCGAACAAGTAGGGAAAGTCGCACTGATCGTCGTCAGCACCCAACTCGATGAACAGATCCAACACCTTGTCGACCGCTGTTTCGGGGTCGACGCGGGCTCGATCGATCTTGTTGACGAACACGATCGGGCGCAGTCCCTGCTCGAGAGCCTTTTTCAGCACAAAGCGGGTCTGGGGCATGGGGCCCTCGTTGGCATCAACGATCAGCAGACAACCGTCGACCATGCCGAGCACCCGCTCAACCTCGCCGCCGAAGTCGGCGTGGCCAGGGGTATCCACGATGTTGATGCGCGTGTCGTTGTAGGTGACCGCTGTGTTCTTGGAAAGAATGGTGATGCCGCGCTCACGCTCCAGATCATTGGAGTCCATCACGCAGGTGGGCACGGCCTCGTTGTCCCGGAAGATGCCCGACTGGGCCAGCAGAGAGTCGACCAAGGTCGTCTTGCCATGGTCAACGTGGGCGATGATCGCGATGTTGCGAATCGCCTTTTGCTGGGCGCTCATGGGGGTCCGTGTTGGGGGCGAAGGGTCGCTGGGACGCCCGTAGGCGCAGCCGGTGAAGACTATCTCAACGTGAGATCGATGGAGTCCCCTGTGCACGATTCGCGCGAAGACTGCCCCGGGTGACACCGAGACGATGCTCAATCTGTTCGCGGCGCCACACCTCAGCGGAGGGCATACGGCCTTGCAGTGCATCGCCGTACAACAGCACTCGCCGCTTGGTGGCTTCAGCATCTTCATCGAGCAGGTCAAGGCGGAAATGCCGCAGACCGCGCGCGCACATGGCTGGAAATGCCTCAATGCCTGTCTGTGCGGTTCCGTTGAACAAGGTGTTGCGACATCCGAGGTCTGCTCGAAGAGGATGCTCAATACCGCTGCGGTCTTTCAGCAGAACGGTATGGGTCTCACAGGGTCTGCCGCAATCCGTGTGATCGTGCCCATCAGAGAGCAATGCGCAGAACAGGCAATGCTCCATATGGAAGAGAGGCATGTGCTGGTGCAGCACAACCTCCAGACGATCAACAGGGGCGTTCTCGGAGAGCTCAAGCAATTGCTGGAGGTTTAAGTCGCAACTCGCTGTGACCCTTTGCAGTCCCCAGTGCTCAAGAAACCAGAGAAGGCTGAGGGGATTGGCCACATTCAGGCTGAAATCGCCTCGGCAAGGCGCTGCATCGCAGAGACGCTCGAGCTGATCGGCATTGCGCACAAGAAAGCCATCGGGGTTGGCGCGCACAAGTGGATCCAATGTCCACCCCTCATCGGGACGGATCACCTTGGGGCCGGTCAACCAGATGCCATCACTCCAGCAACCCCGGGCTATGGCAACGGCCTCTTTGAGCTCACGGGGCAGCTCCAGGTCGGCGACGACCCCTTGAATCGGCGTTGCGTCGCCAAGTTCCATCAAGCTCTTGAGCTGGTCGAGACTTCTCACCAGCACAGTGAGCCGAGGAGGCTGATCCCCTGTATCGGCCGGCAGACGGTTGATGCAGCTCCGGATCAGCTGACGTCGTTCATCTCGATTGGAAGCTGCAATGCCTTGTCGTTGTGTTGTCCCGGCGTTCCCCGGGACAACTCCCGCCTCAGCCATCGCTTGAAGCAGGGCTCGACGGAGACGGTTGAGTTCGCCGATTGGCTGAAAAAGCGACTCAGAGAGATCAAGCCGCAGATGCTCAAGTCGCCAGCCTGTTCCTCCAAGACGTCCGAGCTGAGCGATCAGACGCTCACGATTGAGACCGTGATCCTTGGCTGGCTCGAGCAAGCGATCACTGAATACCGCCAGTGGCTGGCCCTTTGACCACTGCGGTAACTCCAGTTCGAGCACCAGCGGCTCACCGATTCGCCCGCGCACGAACAGAGAAAGCGGAACATCCTGAGGAGGGGTTTCTCGACCGGCTCGGCGGCTCCAGGTGGATTGCCACTGGGGATCACTGGTAAGCCAAACAGGGGCTCCCGGACGGAGCCCCCTTGGATCAACACGGCCTGGCCCCAGCTTCAGGCGCCAGCTGCCTTCTCCGGAAGACACAGATTCCATGATTCTGCCGCCCACCTCTCGGGGAACCTGAAAGGCCCCGCCCTCTGATGCAGCCACTTCCAGCACGACGCCCTGACCGCGGAGGGGCTCGTTCTCAGCCTGAACCTCGATCCAGCCGCGGGGATGCACCTTGACCAGATGACCGAAGGACGGACCGCGCTTCTTGCTCCAACGACCATGCACCAGAGCTGCGTGGTCAATGCCTTCAAGCCATCCAGTGCTCAGGCCCCGTGAAAAACCGAGTTCCAGCTGAAGTCGAGTGGTATCTGGGTCGTCAAGGACACCGTCAATGGAGCGGCGATACACATCGGTAACCGCAGCTACGTAGGTCGCACTTTTGAGCCTTCCCTCAATCTTGAGGCTGCTGATGCCGATCCTCGCGAGTTCGGGGATCAGAGACCATGCAGCAAGATCCTGGGGTGAGAGCAAATAGCGTTGGTCGCCGAGGTCACGCTCCTCACCATCCACGATGAACTGGTAAGGGAGTCGACAAGCCTGGGCGCATTCCCCCCGGTTGGCACTGCGTTGACCAAGAGATTCGCTGGTCAGGCACTGGCCTGAGTAGGCCACACACAGCGCGCCGTGAACAAAAACTTCGAGCGGCACATCTAGCTGACGTTTCTTGAGCTGTTGCTGGACTCGTTCCAGGTCTTTCAGGGTGAGTTCCCGTGCCATCACAACCCGCTCGCAACCAGCAGCGGCGGCTTGAGCCACACCTGCGGCACTGGTGACCGACATCTGGGTTGAAGCATGCAATGCCAGGCCGGGCACGAGCTCTCTGGCGAGAAGACAGAGACCAAGGTCCTGCACGATCAAGGCATCAACCTCGGCCATCCAGCACTCCACCAGAAGCTCGGAGACCTGCTCGAGCTCCTCGGTGAACACCAAAACGTTGAGGGTGAGAAACCCCTTGACTCCTCGCGCATGCAACCAGCCCATGATCTCGGGGAGGTCACGAATGTTGAAATTTTCAGCTCGCAGCCGGGCATTGAAAATCTCAACCCCGAAATACACCGCGTCGGCCCCTCCAGCAACGGCAGCCTTGAGGGCATCCCAATCTCCAGCAGGTGCCAGCAGTTCCGGTAGGCAGGGCATCGTCACCGACCGTCAGCCAACCTTCGTGCCGGTTCGAACGCGCGCAAGGCCTCTGACGATCCTTCAAAACGCCAATGCCAGGGCTCATAGCTCACCCCCTGGGGATTGACGACCGGAAATGAAAGCGTGAAGTGGTAACTGGCTGCGTGATCCTGCAACCAACGGAAGGCGCGCGTGTTTTCAAAGGATTGCGCGAGGTTTGTGGCGGGATCTTCACCGTCCCCGAGATCAACGGCAAATCCAGTGCTGTGTTCGGAATAGCCCGGTGGTGCAGAGACCTTGGCCCGTTCGGCCGCAGATTGATTGCGTTCCGACTTCACATCAAAAAAGATACTTTTTTGGAGGTCGTGGGACCGGTAGCCGCTGAGAAGACGCAGATCCACACCATCCGAAGCCGCTGATCGACGCATGGCATCGAGCGCCAGAGCCGCATCACGGTGCAGTTCAATTCCTGCCTCCACCGGCACAAGGACATCAACGCCGGCCTCGGGGTAGGGAAAGTGCCCAAGCAAACGCCCGTCGCCCGAGGGACGGGCATCAATCCCCTCAACTGATGCAGGGGGGCGAGTCCCATTCAGCCACTCAGGTACAAACAGCACCGTGGCAAGGGATGCGGAGAACACCAGTCCGCATGCAAACAGCAGACCTAAACCACCACGACGTTTCGGTGAAGCCGATCGGCTACGACGCGCCACCGGGATATCGTCGCGGTTGACATCGCGGGATCTGCTGCGGCTGGCGACAGCCCGTGACACGACGTTTATTGCAGTGTTGTTTCGATCGTAAGGGGGGGCGCCAGTGCAACCCTCGCTTAGGCCTCAGCGGTGATAGCTTTTCAATAACAATCCAGCGGAGTGAGCTGAGATGCTGAGAGTTGCCGTCGTCGGAGGTGGTCCGAGCGGATCTTGCGCAGCCGAGATTCTTGCCAAGGCTGGCATCAGCACCTGGTTGTTTGAGCGAAAACTCGACAACGCCAAGCCCTGTGGAGGCGCGATTCCCTTGTGCATGGTTGAAGAATTCGACCTGCCGGAATCGATCATCGACCGCAAAGTGCGGAATATGAAGATGATTTCCCCCTCCAACAAGGAGGTTGATATCAAACTTGATCCCCTCGGGTACGACGACAATGCCTACATCGGGATGTGCCGCCGGGAGGTCTTCGATGCCTACATGCGCAATCGCGCTGCTGAGCTCGGTACAACTCTGATCAACGGCCTTGTTCAGAAAATTGATACCGGCAGCGCACGTCAGGGTCCTTACACACTTCATTACGCCGACTACAGCTCCGGTGGTCCTACCGGTGAACTCAAGACCCTTGAGGTGGATTTGATCATCGGTGCTGATGGAGCCAATTCCCGTGTCGCCAAAGCCATGGATGCCGGCGACTACAACGTGGCGATCGCCTTCCAGGAACGCATCAAACTGCCTCCCGAGGAGATGACGTACTACGAGGATCTGGCCGAGATGTACGTCGGAACCGATGTGTCTCCAGATTTTTATGCGTGGGTATTCCCCAAATACGACCATGTGGCCGTTGGAACTGGGACCATGCAACAAAATCAGTCCCTAATCAAGGGGCTGCAGAAGGGAATTCGTGAGCGAGCCCGTAAGCGTCTCTTCAAGGGCGAGGTGATCAAGGTGGAAGCCCATCCGATTCCAGAACATCCAAGACCACGTCGCGTCGTTGGCCGGATGGCCCTGGTTGGTGACGCCGCCGGTTACGTGACCAAGAGTTCTGGTGAGGGGATCTACTTTGCAGCGAAAAGTGGCCGGATGTGTGCGGAAGCCATCGTTGAGATTTCAGCGAACGGCACCCGCATACCCACGGAAAAAGAGATCAAATCCACTTATCTCAAACGCTGGGATCGAAAGTACGGAGCTACCTACGCCGTTCTCGACATTCTCCAGCGGATTTTTTATCGCAACGATGCGGCCCGCGAAGCATTCGTGGAAATGTGTGATGACCGCGATGTGCAGAAACTCACTTTCGACAGTTATCTGTACAAGAGGGTGGTGATGATGAATCCCTGGCAACAGATCAAACTCACCCTGCGCACGTTCGGAAGTTTGCTCCGAGGCGAAGCTCTTGCCCCAGCGGGCTATGACGCCGTACCTTCCGCTGTGGGGCGTTCAGAGGGGGATTTTCTTGCCGATGAAGCAGCACAGGCCATCAAGGCTCAGGTTCACAGTGGGGCAACAACAGAGCCGAACGAGCGACCCACCGTTACCACAGGCTGAATGGCCCCCAGCTTGATCTGCGATCAGCGGATTCAGCTAGGGGGGTCACGCAATTTCAAGTCTGAATGTTGTCGAAACG
Coding sequences within it:
- the chlP gene encoding geranylgeranyl reductase translates to MLRVAVVGGGPSGSCAAEILAKAGISTWLFERKLDNAKPCGGAIPLCMVEEFDLPESIIDRKVRNMKMISPSNKEVDIKLDPLGYDDNAYIGMCRREVFDAYMRNRAAELGTTLINGLVQKIDTGSARQGPYTLHYADYSSGGPTGELKTLEVDLIIGADGANSRVAKAMDAGDYNVAIAFQERIKLPPEEMTYYEDLAEMYVGTDVSPDFYAWVFPKYDHVAVGTGTMQQNQSLIKGLQKGIRERARKRLFKGEVIKVEAHPIPEHPRPRRVVGRMALVGDAAGYVTKSSGEGIYFAAKSGRMCAEAIVEISANGTRIPTEKEIKSTYLKRWDRKYGATYAVLDILQRIFYRNDAAREAFVEMCDDRDVQKLTFDSYLYKRVVMMNPWQQIKLTLRTFGSLLRGEALAPAGYDAVPSAVGRSEGDFLADEAAQAIKAQVHSGATTEPNERPTVTTG
- a CDS encoding U32 family peptidase, whose amino-acid sequence is MPCLPELLAPAGDWDALKAAVAGGADAVYFGVEIFNARLRAENFNIRDLPEIMGWLHARGVKGFLTLNVLVFTEELEQVSELLVECWMAEVDALIVQDLGLCLLARELVPGLALHASTQMSVTSAAGVAQAAAAGCERVVMARELTLKDLERVQQQLKKRQLDVPLEVFVHGALCVAYSGQCLTSESLGQRSANRGECAQACRLPYQFIVDGEERDLGDQRYLLSPQDLAAWSLIPELARIGISSLKIEGRLKSATYVAAVTDVYRRSIDGVLDDPDTTRLQLELGFSRGLSTGWLEGIDHAALVHGRWSKKRGPSFGHLVKVHPRGWIEVQAENEPLRGQGVVLEVAASEGGAFQVPREVGGRIMESVSSGEGSWRLKLGPGRVDPRGLRPGAPVWLTSDPQWQSTWSRRAGRETPPQDVPLSLFVRGRIGEPLVLELELPQWSKGQPLAVFSDRLLEPAKDHGLNRERLIAQLGRLGGTGWRLEHLRLDLSESLFQPIGELNRLRRALLQAMAEAGVVPGNAGTTQRQGIAASNRDERRQLIRSCINRLPADTGDQPPRLTVLVRSLDQLKSLMELGDATPIQGVVADLELPRELKEAVAIARGCWSDGIWLTGPKVIRPDEGWTLDPLVRANPDGFLVRNADQLERLCDAAPCRGDFSLNVANPLSLLWFLEHWGLQRVTASCDLNLQQLLELSENAPVDRLEVVLHQHMPLFHMEHCLFCALLSDGHDHTDCGRPCETHTVLLKDRSGIEHPLRADLGCRNTLFNGTAQTGIEAFPAMCARGLRHFRLDLLDEDAEATKRRVLLYGDALQGRMPSAEVWRREQIEHRLGVTRGSLRANRAQGTPSISR
- a CDS encoding D-alanyl-D-alanine carboxypeptidase family protein, whose amino-acid sequence is MSRAVASRSRSRDVNRDDIPVARRSRSASPKRRGGLGLLFACGLVFSASLATVLFVPEWLNGTRPPASVEGIDARPSGDGRLLGHFPYPEAGVDVLVPVEAGIELHRDAALALDAMRRSAASDGVDLRLLSGYRSHDLQKSIFFDVKSERNQSAAERAKVSAPPGYSEHSTGFAVDLGDGEDPATNLAQSFENTRAFRWLQDHAASYHFTLSFPVVNPQGVSYEPWHWRFEGSSEALRAFEPARRLADGR